Genomic segment of Brachyspira suanatina:
AGTTTATTAAATATTTTATTTTCCTGTCTTTGTGCTGCTTCTGCTTTAGAATCTTTTTGAGATGATTTTTTATCGTATTCTTTATCTTTCTTCTCGTAGTCTCTTTTCTTATTATCTTTTTTATTGTCTTTCTTGAAAGAAGATACATCTTCAACAGGAGCTTCCATAGGAGAAGAATCTTTATATGATTTATTTTCTTTAAAATCTCTATTTTCTCTATTATGAGAATAATTTTTATTCTTAGATTCTTTATTGTTATCTCTAGTATCTCTATTTTCTTTTGCTATATTATTTTTTTCAGGAGTATTATTGTTATTATTATCCTGTTTTTGAGCATCAGGCTTATCTGATTTATTATGTATTATTATTTTCTTTTTTACTATAACTTTTTTTACTTTCTTAACAGCTGCTGCAGCTTGATTATCATCATTATTATTATTATTATTAGATGCATTATTTTTCTTAATAATAACTTTTGGTTTATTATCAGCTGCAGAGCTTTCCTGATTTAAATTTTTTTCATTATTCTCATTTTTTTGAGACATTCTTTTCCTTTCCCATTAATATTAAATTTTAATTATTTGTTCTTGGTAATAAATTATCACCTTGTTGAGGTAAAGCTGCTGGGTTATTTGTACCTTGCGGTATAGCTGTAGCATTAGTATCTCCTATTTGAGGAGGAAGTATGCTTGCCTCACCTAATACAGTAGTATTTCTTTCTATTACTGCTTTATCTTTTAAATCTTGTATATCTCTTTGTACTAATTGTTCAGCATAAGCATTTTTATATAACTGAGCAATATAAGGAGCTGTTTCTGTATTATAAGCTGTAATTCCATACATTTGAGTCAATTGCTGTTTAGCTTGTTCAAAGAATGCCTGAGCCTGTTCTGGAGTAGGATCTGGTATATTTTTAGCAGCATCTGCCATAAGTTTTGTAACATAATACTGGAATTTTATATTTCTTATTGAAAGATTAATAAAATCTTTAGCTTCTTGTGTTTCGAAGAATTTTTCTTCTTCTGCTTTATTTATTAATAAAATAGAATTTATCAACTGATCTGCATAGATTTGTTTAGTAGTAGCATCATTAGCATACATAGCTATTTGTTCTGGTGTAGCACCTTGAAGTATTAAAGAAGCTTCTAAATCTTTACTAAAATTAGTTTGATTAATAGTAAAATCATCTACTTTTAATACCCATTCACCTTCTCCGCCTTTCAAATAAGCTAGAGAATCTGATGAAGTTGTTGATCCACTTCCGCTTCCTTGAGTCTGTGAGCAAGCTATTATAGAAAATGAAGATATTATCAATATTAATTTTTTCAGGTTTTTCAAACTCATAAATACTCCTTAAAATAAAAAAACAATTTAATAATAGTATAGTGTATCATATATAAATATTTCTGCAAGTATAAAACATATAAAATTTACATATATAAACTTGACAAAAATAATTAATTCCTAAATAAATAAAGAAATATTATTTTTTTCCTGAATACATATTAATTACTAAATTAGGAAGTTCTTTTTCTAATATTCCATACCAAATAGATTTTCTTCTTTTTAGTGTTTTACTGCTCATAGCAATATTCATTAATTTATTATAGGTTTCATTAGCCTTCTGAACATTCTGAAATATTGGTATATGATTAGCAGGGAAAATCTCTGATATATTAGCTTCTATATCTTTCTTAATAACAACATCATATATAGGCAAAACTTTTTCATATCCGGCACAAATACTTTCTGCATATTCTAAAACCATTTTATCAAAATCCGGAATAGTTTTTAGCAACTTAATAATCAAAGCAAAAGTATCTATAGCCTCTTTATAATTTTCTTTAACTACATAAGCTCCGTTTGCCTTATCGCATAAATCACATATAGTTGAATTTGTATAGCTTGATATATATTCATTTACATGCTCATCTATTTGGAAAGGAGGCATTGATTTAGCAACTTTTGATATCAAATCTAAAATTGCTGTAAACATTCTCTGCTTCCATAAATTACCTTTAACACTTTTAACAAGCTCTTCCATCTCTGTGAAGAAATGCTCTTTATATTTTTCATCCGGATTGAATATCGCTTCTACTATCGGTATTTCAGTACCTTTAAATGATATCATACCATTATCATAAAAAGATATTATATCCTTTTCAAATATTTCACTTTTAACTTTACTGTTTTCTTTCAAAAAGTTAAACTGTAAATTTTTAGTTACTATCACTTTATTTTCTTTAGGGGCCAAAGTATTTGCTCTTGCCTGCATTCTAGCCGCATTATTAATTAAAAATCCTGATAAATCTCCGTCTTCAGTAATAATCAAAGAACTATTGGTATTACCTCCGGATATTCCAGCACTGATTTTAAACTCAGGCAAACCGCTTGTATCTACACTTGGGTATTCATTCAATAATCTTTTCTTGCTTAACACACCTATTATAGCAATGGTAGCACTCAAAGCATCTGTTGCTGTAGGGCATACCATAATTATTTCATCACCCTGTTTTCTATGTGATATAACATTATAAAATCTTGTTACTTCGCTTACTTTATTTTGCATTAAATCATCTAAGGCATGCATTTTGGAAAGATTATTTTTATTTTCTTCGCAGAACTTTGTATAACCATGTATATCAAGCATTGCTATATAAATATCAGCTATTGAAAGGCTTAATTTTAAATCTCCAGCAAAATTATATTTTTGATTTTCAGTAACGAATTGGGACCATAATTTCGGGTAGAGTTCTTTATCTAAATTATTAAAAAAACCCCAATTAATTTTTCGTATGAGATCAAATAAACCTTTTAATATTTTCTTATGGTCATGTACTTTTTCAAAATTAACATTTTTAGCATAAGTAAAAATTTCTGAAAATGTTTTTATTTCTCCTGATACTATTTTTTCACTTAAATGAGTGTATAATTCATATTTGGAAGTGGATTGGTTAAATTCTTCTATTTTGTTCACTTTCTTCCCTTACCTTAATTTGATCTAAATAGCCATGTTATTACTTTAACTTATAAACAAAAAAAATCAATAGATATTATAAAACATATTGAAAAAAATATAATCTATACTAGAATAAAATAAAAATAAATTGATAAAATTTAGTGTGGAATTATGTATCAAAAAAAAATAAATGATGATTTTAATATAATTATAGCTCTATATCGTCCTGAAATACCTGCTAATACAGGAAATATTGGAAGATTATGTGTTGGACTTAATATACCTTTACATATAGTTTCCAAGCCTTCTTTCATAATAAGTTCTAAAGAAGTAAAACGTGCTGGACTTGATTATTGGGAACATTTGCAATTAGTAAAGCATGAAAATGAAAATACTTTTTTAGAATACTGCAATAATAACAATAAAAGAATAGTGCCTATTACGAAATTTGGAAAACATAGATATGATGAGTTTCTATATTCTAATAATGATATACTTTTATTTGGCAGAGAATCAACTGGGCTTAGAGAATCATTATGGGAAAATGATTTAGAGAATTCTGTATATATACCTATGAGTGATAATATACGTTCTATAAATGTATCGAACACTGCAGCTATAGTTGCTTATGAAGCATACAGACATATTGTTCTAATTAATAATTAAATTATTTATTATAAAATTATTAACTATAAATAACACAGTTAGAAAATTTTATATAAATATTATTATATTTATTAATTAATAAAAATTTATTTTGCATTCGGTAATAATATTTTTAAATTCTAAATAAATTTTGGGTGGGTTTTATAATTGTAGTGTTAACCTGTAAAAAAATTATTGATACTAAAATATTTAATAAACATAATTTTTACTGCTGAAACCTTTAAGTCAGTTGTGATTCTCAATTTATCAGTATCTAAAATATTATAATGTATTATTGCAGGAGTATTATTAGTAGTATTTTTTCTGTCTATCGGATCATTTAATACCGACTTTCTCAAATAGCTTTTTGTATATCCTAAAGCAACACCTTTATTAATAGCATCTGTTAAATTAACGCCGGTAAAATGCAC
This window contains:
- a CDS encoding fumarate hydratase, translated to MDVHFTGVNLTDAINKGVALGYTKSYLRKSVLNDPIDRKNTTNNTPAIIHYNILDTDKLRITTDLKVSAVKIMFIKYFSINNFFTG
- a CDS encoding tRNA (cytidine(34)-2'-O)-methyltransferase, producing the protein MYQKKINDDFNIIIALYRPEIPANTGNIGRLCVGLNIPLHIVSKPSFIISSKEVKRAGLDYWEHLQLVKHENENTFLEYCNNNNKRIVPITKFGKHRYDEFLYSNNDILLFGRESTGLRESLWENDLENSVYIPMSDNIRSINVSNTAAIVAYEAYRHIVLINN